One stretch of Narcine bancroftii isolate sNarBan1 chromosome 8, sNarBan1.hap1, whole genome shotgun sequence DNA includes these proteins:
- the edn2 gene encoding endothelin-2 isoform X3, whose amino-acid sequence MGCKLLGLLSVAILFVLLKNGCGFSLSGSGQSRALHLRREKRCSCSSMKDKECIYFCHKDIIWVNTPGKTTPYGLGSPATRRKRSTPRCKCADFKDGVCLQFCHLHAMRDSGDLRNIHIKGLEHQNRLSSRTSQHQVMERSHLGRILRQIALSNVQSAERKNFSKKQNQVNLTQQKQNRAER is encoded by the exons ATGGGCTGCAAGCTTCTGGGATTACTGAGTGTGGCGATTCTTTTCGTGTTGTTGAAAAATG GTTGTGGCTTCAGCTTGTCGGGGTCCGGCCAGAGCAGAGCCCTGCATCTCCGACGAGAGAAGCGCTGTTCCTGCAGCAGTATGAAAGACAAAGAATGCATCTACTTCTGCCACAAAGATATCATCTGGGTCAACACACCAGG AAAAACCACACCTTATGGTTTAGGAAGTCCAGCAACACGTCGCAAAAGGTCAACTCCAAGGTGCAAATGTGCAGATTTCAAAGACGGGGTGTGTTTACAGTTTTGCCATTTGCATGCAAt GAGAGACAGCGGTGACCTGCGGAACATTCATATAAAAGGGCTAGAACACCAAAACCGGTTGAGCTCCAGAACAAGTCAACATCAAGTAATGGAACGTTCACATTTGGGTCGGATTTTAAG ACAAATAGCACTGTCAAATGTTCAGTCTGCTGAAAGGAAGAACTTTTCAAAGAAACAAAATCAGGTTAATTTGACACAGCAAAAGCAAAACCGAGCTGAGAGATGA